The DNA window AAAGACGCCGAAAAAGTACTGCGTGACCTCGGCTTGCCGGGACTAATGAGCGGCATCGGCGACTTAAATCGCGCGCTGGAAGAAGCGCGTAGTCTTTCTCGCCGTACTATCGCCATGTTTTCGGCATTGTCACGCGATCCGGCAGGCCGGCTCTGGTTTTGTTTTTTATTACTAGCACTGCTTGCCAGCCCCGGCTTGCTGTACTTGATCCACCGTTACCTCAGCCCCGGCAGTCTCATCGGTGCCACCATCAGCACGATCTTCATGGAGAGCGTGGCCTTCATAGCAAGCGCTACTGCCTTGCTACGACGAGGCTCGTCCCTTTTTGCCAAAGCTTTGAAACCGCTGGAGGATGCCAAGAAAGAAGCAGACGCCTTACTTGCGAAAAAGCGTGAAGCTGCGGACATCGAAGAAAAAAGCTTGCAAGATCTGGTCGACAAGCTTAGGAAAGAAGAACAAGAAGCACACGACAGGCTGAACAAGGCTGTCCAGCAAGCTGCCGCAGCTGAACAGCGACTCAATCAACTTGACCAGAGCCGGACACTCGGTTTTTTCGTTGCCGAACGCCGAGCGTCCAGTGATTATCGCAAGCACATGGGGCTGATTTCAGTAGTGCGACAAGACTTCGAACTTCTTGTCGATCGCATCGATACAAACAACAAAGACATAACAAGCGGAAAAAAACTCGAACGCATCATTCTTTATATCGATGACCTCGACCGCTGCCCGTCCGACAAGGTTGTAGATGTTCTTCAAGCCGTGCATCTGCTGCTTGCCTATCCCCTTTTTGTTGTTGTAGTCGGCGTCGACCCGCGATGGCTGCTTAATTCGCTCACTCTTCATTACAAGGAGCTTGGAAAGCCCGGGCATAACACTGGCGCCCGTTCTCCGGAAAACCAATCCGCTAGCCCACGGCACTATCTCGAGAAAATCTTCCAAATTCCCTATGCGCTGCGCCCTATGAACCGAAATGGATATGGAAAGCTGGTTGCGCAATTGATGAGCAATGGGGCACCATCATATCCGACAGAAGCCAGCGATTACGATACCACGTCGACGATGGCGGCTTCGCCATCAACTGCAGAATTGAATACTGCCACGCAGCTTGACGAGCGGAATAGTGGAACGTCATCGTCCCACCTGCACGATTCCGCCGGATTGCCAGATCAAACCGCTCACTACGAGGCCATCGCAACTCCAAAGGAATACTCACCGCCTGAATGGGTGGAACGCGCGTTGATCATACAACCGTGGGAAGTAGAGTTCGCACAAAAACTGGACGGCTTGATTCCTTCACCTCGGTCCGTGAAGCGCCTCGTCAACGTATACCGCGTTTTGAAAGCTGGCGTTCATGGCACCCAATTGGCGCAGTTCGAAGGAGTTGAGGATTCTCCTGGTGATTTCCAGCTCCCCTTGCTTCTTCTTGCCGTTCAGATTTTCGATACAAGCGCGGCAAACCTTTGGTTCACCGAACTTGTGAACCCACGAGGTGCTGCGGGTAACGCCACACTGCCTGCTGTTCTGAGCAGGCATTGGCCGGGCATCGCCACCGGAGGCGTACCGCTCAGCCTTCCAATTGGCGACATTATCGACGAGCCGTCGTTTCCGCAAGACCCGGGCCTCCTCGCATACTGGGTACCGCGCGTCGCTAGGTTATCGTTCCATGCCTGGTATGGCGAGATGAGGAATTGACCGGCGACGCAGGTCACGCACTAAATAGCGCTGCGTTCGCTACGTGTAACTTGCGGACTGCGAGCGCGGAGCACATCTGCCTGCTCCATATGCCCGCTCAACTTGATGAGTGCTTCAATCCACTGGATTGACACTCATCCGCGCCCTCCCGATACTCGAATCCCACCCAAGTTGCAAAGGTGGCAGCACGGCGCACCGTGCCGCGCGCCACTGGCAAACATGCGTCCACCAGGCGCATGCGGCGTGACGGCCGGCCCCGGCTCCACCACGGCCTCGGCGCGAGGAGACGCGCCGGCGAAGCAAGCACCTGCGCGGCACGGATGGGCACCCGTCCGGGCGGCGCGTCCATCGTCTGTCGACCACCAAAAAGAATGGGGAATCAATGAAACGTACCTTTGCACCGATCGCCTTGCTGACACTCGGGCTGCTGCAGTCCGCCTACGCCGATCCCGGCAGGAAGCTGGAAAAACTCGATCGCGGCGCTGTCGCCATCGCCGCCGGCGCCAATGTCTTCGTCAGCTGGCGCGTGCTCGGCACCGATGACCCCGGTACCCGGTTCAACATCTACCGGGACGACGTCAAGCTGAACGCCGAACCGCTGGACGTGAGCAATTTCACGGACAGGGCAGGCACGGCGGGTGCGCGCTACCTGATCCGCCCCGTCGTCAAGGACAAGGAAAAGAAGGGTCAGGAAGACTATGCGATCCCTACCTGGACCGAATCGGTGCTGCGCATCCCGCTGGACAAGCCCGCCGACGGCGTGACGCCCACCGGCCAGGCCTACAGCTACGAGATGAACGACGGCACCCCCGCCGACCTGGACGGCGACGGCAAGTACGAGCTCGTGGTCAAGTGGCAGCCTTCCAATGCCAAGGACAATTCGCAGAGCGGCTACACGGGCAACACGTACATCGATGCCTACCGCCTGGACGGAAAGAAGCTGTGGCGTATCGACCTGGGCCGCAATATCCGCGCCGGCGCCCACTACACGACGATGGTCGCCTATGACCTGGACGGCAATGGCAAGGCCGAAGTGATGCTGAAGACGGCCGACGGCACCGTGGACGGCCGCGGCACGGTGATCGGCGATGCCGATGCCGACTACCGCAACAGCGCCGGCTACGTGCTGAGCGGCCCGGAATTCCTCACCGTGTTCGACGGCCGCACCGGCAAGGCGCTGGCCACCACCGATTACCTGCCGGCGCGCGGCACCGTCAGCTCGTGGGGCGACAACTACGGCAACCGCGTCGACCGCTTCCTGGGTGGCGTCGCCTACCTCGACGGCACGCGGCCGAGCGCGATCTTCTCGCGCGGCTACTACACGCGCGCCGTGATCGCCGCATGGGATTACCGCGATGGCCAGCTGACGAGCCGCTGGGTATTCGATACCAACAACGAAGGCGCGGAAGCGCGCGGCCAGGGCGCGCACTGGTTCTCCGTGGCGGACGTCAATGAGGACGGCAAGGACGACATCATCTACGGCGCCGCCACGATCGGCAGCGACGGCCACCTGATGTACAGCACGGGCCTGTGCCATGGCGACGCACTGCACGTCGGCAAGCTCGACCCGGCACGCCCCGGCCAGCAGATCTACATGGTCCACGAGAGTCCTTCGTGCTACAAGGGCAATGGCGCCAGCTTCCATGACGCCGCCACCGGCGCCCTGCTGTGGGGCGCGCCGGCCACCGTGGACGTGGGCCGCGGCGTCTGCTACGACATCGATCCCGCCTATCCGGGTGCCGAGTGCTGGGCGTCGCGCGGCGGCCTGTTCAACGTGAGCGGCCAGCAGATCTCGACCAACCGCCCCGGCAGCATGAACTTCGCCAGCTGGTGGGACGGCGACCTGCTGCGCGAATCGCTGGACAACGTGACGATCGCCAAGTGGAACCCGGCCGCCTTCGCTTTCGAGCCACTGCTGACCGGCGCGACCTGGAACGCGGCGTCGAACAATGGCACCAAGGCCACGCCGGTGCTGTCGGCCGACATCGTGGGCGACTGGCGCGAGGAAGTGGTCTTGCGCACGGCGGACAACACGGAACTGCTGGTGTTCTCCACCGCGATCCCGACCACGCACCGCATTCCAACGCTGATGCACGACGCGCAGTACCGCGTGCAGGTGGCGGGCCAGAATGCCGGCTACAACCAGCCGCCGCACACCAGCTTCTACCTGGGCGAAGGCGCCGCCGCGCCGGCGCAAACCCCGGTGCAGGTTGCCGAGTAAGCGCGCCATCGGCCCGGCCTGATGCGGGGCCGCCACGCTCAGCCGTTCGTGCGCGCGTGGCGGCTCCCGCGGTGTTACAGTTGGTCACCATGACCGAAACGACGATTTCTCCCGACGCACCGCTGTACATCGTGCTCAATGCCGGTTCCGGCGCCGCCGAAAAGGACGAGCGCCGCGCCGCCATCGAGGAAGTGCTCACGGCCGCGGGGCGCCGCTTCCACCTGCACCTGGTGGAGGATGGCGGCGAGCTCGACGACGCCGCCATCGCCCACGCCGGCAAGGCTTGCGCCAATGGCGGCATTCTTGTCGCGGCGGGCGGCGATGGCACGATCAATGCCGTCGCTCGCCAGGCCGTCCAGCACGGCTGCCCGTTCGCCGCCCTGCCGCAAGGCACGTTCAATTATTTCGGCCGCACGCACGGCATTTCCGAAGACCTGACCGAAGCCGTGCAGGGAATGCTCGCGGCAACCGTGCGCCATGTGCAGATCGGGTCCGTCAACGGCCGCATCTTCCTCGTCAACGCCAGCATCGGGCTGTACCCGAAGTTGCTGGAAGAGCGCGAATCGGACAAGAAGCAGTATGGCCGCAGCCGCGTCGTCGCGTTTTTGTCGGCGCTGAAGACGATCTTCCTGCCGCATCGCCGCCTTCGGCTCACGCTGGAGGCGGAGGACCGCACGCTGCAGCTGCGCACCCACACGCTGTTCGTGGGGAACAACCGATTGCAGATGGAACAGGTGGGCCTGACGGACCAGGCGCCGGATGTCGCCGATGGCGAACTGGCCGCCGTGGCGCCCAAGCCCGCCGGCAAGCTCGGCATGCTCGGCATCGTGCTGAACGGCGCGCTGGGCCGGCTGGGCGACACGGGCGACGTGGTCACGTTCGGCTTTCGCCGCATGACCGTGCGCACCCCATTCTATGGCCGCCGGCGCATCAAGGCCGCCGTCGACGGCGAAGTGCTCACGCTCTCCACGCCACTGCATTTCGAGGCGCTGGACGGGCGGCTGCGGCTGCTCGTGCCACCAAGTTCACCGCCGGAAACATTGCCGTAAAAATGGGGACGTACCCCATTTTTCAGGAAATGTTTCTCGGAAAATAGGGCCGCCGGAACGCCATACCGCCCCAATTTTGCTGGGCCAATGGCTATTCGACCGTGATCGGCAGGTCGCGCCCTTCCACCGCCACGTTCCCCGCAAAGTCCGCGGCGTGGATGCGCAAGGTGTAGTTGCCGGGCGCGATGCCTGAAACGTCCCAGGTGCCCGGCCTGGCCTGGCCATCGGCCAGCGTGTTGTTCAGCGCATAGGCGAACTGGGTCGACTTGCTGCCGTACACGGTGATCCCGCTGCTGGCCGAGTAGACCAGCTTGACCGCATCCTGGTTGCGCGGCAGCCGGTCGTACACTTGCGTGATGCGCGGGCGTTCGTAGCCGGGTGCCGGCGTGCCGTCTTCGCGCAGCAGCTGGTAACCCAGCTTGTACAGGCCGAGCCGGCGCCGCGCCAGGTTGCCGTCCATCTGGTCCCACGCGTCGACGACGATATCGACCTCGCCCAGGGCGCGGGGCACCGGCACGCGCTTCCGTGGCGGCGGCGCCTTGGCCTTCCTGCCTTTGCCGCCACGCGCTGGTGGCGGCGCCCCGAGCCGCTTGCCGCCATCTGCCAGCAGCACGATGCCCTGGATGCGCGGCGGTACCGTATCGCGCAGGCCGACGAATGGCAGCGTCAGCGGATTTTCCACGCCACCGGTCGGGAAGTAATCGAGGTGCACGTGCGCCATGGCGTTGATGGTGCCGAGCTTGTCGCCCACGGCGAAGCGCGCGCCGCGCCGCACGCGCACGCGTTCGGGCGTGCCGCCGTCGCCGGCCAGCAGCTGGAAGCGGTCGTCCAGCGGCTTGTCGCGGCGGTCGCGGCCCACCTTCATGTGGATGTACGACAGCGTGCCCACGCTCATGCCTTCGCTCAGCGTGGCGTAGCCCCAGTTCGGATAAGGGTCGGTGACCTTTGCGGCCATGACCGCCACGACGGGCGCGCCCACGTCGGCCCGCACGTCGAGGCCCATGTGGAAGTGATCGCGGCTGTCGCCTTCGTAATTGCCGCGCACCTCGCCCATCACGCCCACCACTTCATGCGGCGCATCCTGGGGCAGCACGGGCCATGGCATCGGCTGGTCGCGGCGCGGCGTGTGCGCCCGGACACGGTGCGCCGGCGCCGTCTGGCCTTCCATGGCCGGGGCCAGGCGCACCACCGCGAAGCCGAGCCCCTCGGCCACGACGACACTGCCGTCGCGCGCCACGGCCACGCCGCGCGGCCCGGACAGGTTCACGGTGCCGTCGCTGCCGTAGCCCGGTTCGGCCGGCCGGTCGAAGTCGCCCAGCGGCCGGTACTCGCCCTCGGGCGCGACCTGCAGTACGCGGCCGGAACCCGTGGTGACATACAGGAAGCTGTCGCGCGTGACGGCGATACCGACCGGCCGGCGCAGCGGCGAGCGCCGCTCCCCCTGTGCCGGCACCGCCACGGTCGACACGGTGCCGGCGGTATCGATGCGCCGCACGGCATGGTTGCCCGTATCGGCAACGAACAGCGTGCCATCCGTGGATACGGCCACGCCACCCGGCGTATCGAACCGCGCGGACAGGGCCGGGCCATCGACGTTGCCCGGCCGGCCACCGCCCGCCACCGTGGTGACGGTGCCGTCCGGCGCAACACGGCGGATGCGGTCGTTATAGGTGTCGGCCACGAACACGTTGCCGGCGTCGTCCACCGCGATGCCCACCGGGCCGTCGAAGCGCGCGGCAGCGCCCTGGCCGTCCGCAAAACCGGGCTGGCCATTGCCGGCGAGCGTGGTCACGGTACCGTCCGGGGCTACCTTGCGCACCGCGTGGTTGCCGGTGTCGGCCACGTAAAGATTGCCCGCATGGTCGAGGGCGACCGCCGACGGCGTGTGGAACATCGCCGCGGCGCCCTTGCCATCGGCGTAGCCTTCACGGCCGCCGGCCAGCGTGGCCACCGTGCCGTCGGGCGCGATCGCGCGGATGCGGTTGCTGTCGCCGCCGTCCGCCACGTAGACGGTGCCGCGCGGCCCCGTCGCCACGCCGAACGGATCGCTGAACGCGCTGCGCGCCGCGGACCCGTCGGCGAAACCGGCGGCACCGCTGCCACCCAGCGTCGTCACGCGCGCGGTCCAGAAACGGGTGGTCGCGGCCTGGGCGGGTGTCAGCACGGCAAGCGCCGCGGCCGGCTTTCCATCGGGGCCCGATGCCGGGCGAAGGGTGTAGAACCCGGTGCCGGCACCGGCCAGCAGGACGGCGCCGGACAGCGCGCCAACGATGAGTTTTCGATTCACGGATGCCGTTCTTCATTGCGGGAAGCGCAAGCTTAGCAGGAACGCCCGCCGGCGCACCACAGCGGTGGGCCCGGTCGCCCTGGAACAGGGGCGAAATTGCCCAGGCCTGGGCAGGTCCGTGCCGGCACGGATCGGGCATGCCGCGCGCCGGGGCTCGGGGACGCCGACTAGAATGTGTCCGCCCCAAAAGGAATCATTCATACTGAAAGGAACGCCATGAGCAACAAGCCCACTTCAGAGGAAACCGGCGGCGAGCGCCCCGTGCTCACCACCCGCCAGGGCCATCCGGTGCGCGACAATCAGGCGCTGCGTTCGGTCGGCGAACGCGGCCCGGCAACGCTGGAAAATTACCAGTTCATCGAAAAGATCACCCACTTCGACCGCGAGCGCATCCCGGAGCGCGTGGTGCACGCGCGCGGCACCGGTGCCCACGGCTACTTCGAAGCCTACGGCAAGATCGGCAACGAACCGGCGAGCAAGTACACCCGCGCCCGCGTGCTGAACGAAACGGGCGTACAAACACCCGTGTTCGTGCGCTTCTCGACGGTCATCGGCGGCAAGGATTCGCCGGAAACGGCGCGCGACCCGCGCGGCTTCGCCGTCAAGCTCAAGACCGTCGACGGCAACTGGGACCTGGTCGGCAACAACCTGAAAATCTTCTTCATCCGCGACGCCGTCAAGTTCCCGGACATGATCCATGCGTTCAAGCCCGACCCCGTGACGAATCGCCAGGAACCGTGGCGCTTCTATGACTTCGTCAGCAATTCGCCGGAAGCCCTGCACATGGTCACGTGGGTCAAGAGCCCGTGGGGCATCCCGGCCAACTACCGCGAGATGGAAGGCTCGGGCGTCAACACCTACAAGCTCGTCAACGACGAAGGCGTCGCCCACCTCGTGAAATTCCACTGGGTGCCGAAGCAGGGTGTGCGCAATCTCACCGCCGCGCAGGCAGCCGAAATCCAGGCGCACGACACGGGCCATGCCACGAAGGACCTTTACGAGGCGATCGAACGCGGCGATTTCCCCGAGTGGGAATTCTGCGTGCAGGTCATGAGCGACGACGACCATCCGGAACTCGACTTCGACCCGCTGGACGACACCAAGCGCTGGCCGGAAGACCAGTTCCCGCTGCTCCCTGTCGGGCGCATGGTGCTGGACCGCAACCCCGACAATGTGTTTGCCGACACCGAACAATCGGCCTTCGGCACCGGCGTGCTGGTCGATGGCATCGATTTTTCGGACGACAAGATGCTGCAAGGCCGCACCCTCTCCTACTCCGACACGCAGCGCTACCGCGTGGGCCCGAACTACCTGCAGCTGCCGATCAACGCGCCGCAGGAACGCGCGCGCGCGCGCACCAACCAGCGCGACGGCCAGATGGCGTACAGCGTCGACGACGGCGGCGCGAACAAGCACATCAACTATGAACCGAGCAGCCTGGGCGGCTTGCGGGAAGCGCCGAAGCCGGCAAAGGAGTATCGCCAGTGGGTGGAAGGCCACCTGGGCCGCTACCAGACGTCCCGCACGCTGGACGATTACCGGCAGGCAGGCGACCGGTGGTGCACGTTCGAGGACTGGGAGCGCGACGAGCTCGTGAAGAACCTGGGCGACGACCTGCGCCAGTGCCCGGAACAGATCGCGCTGCGGATGGTGTGGCACTTCTGGCATTGCGACGAGGACTATGGCCGCCGCGTGGCCGAAGCGGCCGGCATCGACGTCGACAAGGCACGCGCCCTCGCCCCGCTGCCGGGCAAGCCCGCGCCGAATGCCCACCGCGAAGTGCCGACCTACACGGATGGCGCTGTGGAAGAACGCGCGCCGCGGGAAGCCGCTCCGGCGAAGTAGTAGCGGCCTGTCGCCTGATGTTGCCGAATTCCTGAGCGGAAAACCGGTGTCCGACACCTGAAGGTGTCCGACACCAGCGGCTCAAGCCCTACCTGAAAGTCAGTCCAGCAGATCCTCGATCTTCACCGGCAGCGACCGGATGCGTTTTCCGGTCGCGTGGTGCACGGCGGCGGTGATCGCCGGGGCCACGCCGACCAGTCCGATCTCGCCCACGCCACGAGCGCCGTAGGCGTTCAGCGCCGCGTCCGGGTAGTCGAGGAAGGTCACGTCGACGGCCGGCGCATCCGCGTGCGTGACCATCAGGTAGTCGGCCAGGCTGGCGTTGACCGGGGCGCCGTAGCGGTGGTCGTAGTGCGTTTCCTCGAACAGCGCCATGCCCACGCCCATCTGCACCGCGCCCTCGATCTGGTTGCGCGCCGTGCGGGCGTTGACGATCCTGCCGCCGTCGATCACCGAGACCACGCGGCGCACCGCCAGGCGCGCGATCGCCGGTTGCCAGGCCACCTCGACGAAGTGCGCACCGAACGATCGGATCGACACGGCCCTGGCCTGCGGGTCGGACGAACTGCCTTTCGAGATGCCCTGCCCTTCGACCCGTTCCACGCCCGCGCGCCGCAGCACCTCCGCGAACGCGAGGCCGCCGGGCATGACACGCCCCGCTTCGAACGCCAGTCCGCGGCCGTCATCCAGGCGGCCGGCCACGTCCAGCAACTGCCGGATCGCGTGCTGCGCGGCCATGATCACGGCCGGCACCAGCGAAGCCGTGGCCATCGAGCCCCCGGAGGTCGGCCCCGGCGGCAGATCGGTATCGCCGATCTCCACCTTGACCCGTGCCACGTCGACACCCGTTTCATGCGCCGCCATCTGCGCCAGCACCGTGTACGTGCCGGTGCCGATATCCTGCGTGGCCGAGCGCACGCGCACCGTGCCGTCGTCATGCAGGCTCAGGGCCACCTGTGCCTTCGTACGCATGCCGGGCCACGTGGCACTGGCCATGCCCCAGCCGAGGATCGTGCCGCCTTCGCGCATGGCGCCGATACCCGGATCGCGGCGCGACCAGCCGAACCGCTCCGCGCCCGATTCGAGGCATTCGCGCAAATGGCGCGACGAGAACGGCACATCCTTTGATTCGTCGCGCGCCGTGTCGTTGAGCAGGCGCAGGGCCACGGGGTCCATGCCTAGGCGGTCGGCCAGTTCGTTCATCGCCGACTCCACCGCATACATGCCCGGCACCACGCCCGGGCCGCGCATGGCCGTGTTGACGCCGAGGTCGCGCCGGCACGCCGCGCCCGTCACGCGCAGGTTCGGCGTGCTGTAGATATAGCCGGTGGCTTCGCCGCACGATTCCTCGGAAACGCCGGCGCGCGAGTCGTGGTACAGGAAATCCTGCCGCAGCGAGACCAGCCGGCCATCCGCGCCGGCGGCGAGCCGGATGCGCTGCTGCGTATTGGTGCGGTGGCCGACGTTCCGGAACATCATCTGCCGCGTCACCACCAGCTTGACCGGCTGGCCAGCCACCCGCGCCGCCTGGGCCGCCAGCAGCGAATGCGTCCACGGCCACAGCTTGCCGCCGAAACCACCACCCAGGTACGTGGTCACGACGCGCACGCGTTCCTCTGGCAGCTGCAGCATCGCGGCCAGCACGCCGCGGTGGTTGACGACCGCCTGCGTGGTCTCGTAAACCGTGAGCCGGTCGCCTTCCCAGCGGGCCACGGTGGCGTGCAGTTCCATCGGATTGTGCGTCTCGACCGGCGTGCAGTAGGTTTCATCGACCTGCACGGCCGCTGCTTCGTACGCCCGCTCCGGGTCGCCCCGTTCGGTGGCCACTTCCGGCTCGTCGTCCGGGCTCAATGCCATGCGCACGTCCGGCGTGGCCGCCGCATACTCGACGACGACCGCGCGGGCGCCATCGCGCGCCTGCTCGAACGTGTCGGCCAGCACCAGCGCCACGAACTGGCCGTAATAGCGCACTTCGTCGTCCTGCATGGGCGGCACCTTCTCGTCCATCTCCAGCCGGCTCTTTTCCGGCAGGCGGGCGATGTGGCCGATGGTTTCATGCGTGTGGATCGCCCGCACGCCGGGCATGCCCCGCGCCGCGTTGCAATCGATATGGCGCACCGTGCCGACGGCAATCGTGGCGCAGACCGGCACGGCCACCAGCATGCCGGGGAAATGGTGGTCGGCCGTGTAGCGCGCATGGCCCGACACCTTCTGCGGGCCTTCCACGCGTGGCAAGGCCGCGCCCAGAATATCCTGCGGCAGGGCCGCGCCGCTGATTTCCTTGCTCATTGCAGGTCCTCCCCCGCCACGTTCCTGATCGCCTGCACGATGCAGCGCCGCGCCAGCTCCACCTTGAAGGCATTGCCGGGGCGCGGCTGCGCGCCGGCCAGCGCGGCCGCCGCCGCCGCCTCCACATTGGCCAGCGTCAGTGGCTGGCCCGCCAGCAGGTGCTCGGCCGCCACCGCGCGCCAGGGCCGCGTGGCCACGCCGCCCAGCCCGATCCTGATCTGTTCCACCTTGCCATCGGCCACCCGCAGCACGATGGCGCACGACGCCAGCGCGAATTCGTACGAGGCGCGGTCGCGCAGCTTCAGGTAGCCGGAGCGTGTGCCGTCGGGCAGCGGCGGCAGCGTCACGTGCGTGACCAGGTCGCCGGCTACGAGGGCGGTCTCGATATGCGGCGTGTCGCGCGGCAGCAGGTGGAAGTTGGCGATCGCGATCTCGCGCTTGCCGTGCAGGCCCGTGACGTGGACGCGCGCGTCGAGCACGACGAGCGCCACGTTCATGTCCGACGGATTGGTGGCGATGCAGTGCTCGCTGGTGCCGAGCAGCGCGAGGTTGCGGTGATAGCCTTCCATCGCATCGCAGCCGCTGCCCGGCGCGCGCTTGTTGCACACCATGTGCGGATCGCGGAAATACACGCAGCGGGTCCGCTGCAGCAGGTTGCCGGCCGTCGTCGCCATGTTGCGCAACTGGCCGGAGGCCCCCGACAGGAGTGCTTCGGACAACACCGTGTAGCCCTTGCGCACCCGCTCGTCATGGGCCAGGTCGCTGTTGCGCACGGTGGCGCCAATCGACAGGCCACCGTCGGGCGCCCCGTCGATGCGGTCCAGGCCGAGGTGGGCAATCTGCACCACGTGGGCGGGATGCTCGATATCGAGCTTCATCAGGTCGAGCAGCGTGGTGCCGCCCGCCAGGTAGCGCACGGTGGCGCCCTGCTGCGCGGTGGGCGACGCTGCGCCCAGCAGCACGGCATCGTCCACGCTGGCGGCGCGGCGCAGTTCGAATGGCCTCATTTGCCGCCCTCCCCGCGCACCTGCTGGATCGCCGCCACGATGTTCGCGTACGCGCCGCAGCGGCACAGGTTCCCGCTCATGCATTCGCGCACCGCGGCATCCCCCGTGCCGCACGGTTCGTCCAGCAGCGCCACGGCCGACATGATCTGGCCGGCCGTGCAGTAGCCGCACTGGTAACCGTCGTGCTGCACGAAGGCCGCCTGCATGGGGTGCAGCCGCTCGGGCGACCCCAGGCCCTCGATGGTGGTCACCTCGTCGTCCTGGTGCGCCATGGCCAGCGCCAGGCAGGCATTGATACGCCGGCCGTTCACGTGCACCGTGCAGGCGCCGCACTGGCCGTGGTCGCAGCCCTTCTTCGTGCCGGTCAAATGGAGGTGGTCGCGCAGGTAATCGAGCAGCGTGGTACGCACGTCCACCCGCATCGTGTGCTCGACGCCATTGACGGTGATGGCGGGCCCGATCGGCGCCGCCGGCTTGATGGATTGCATGCGAGTCCTTTCCGCCCGGCGCGCCAGGCTGCTGAAACTCGACTACACGCAAAAACACCGGCCAATGGCGCACGATTGCCTTCATAGCAACATTTCTTCAAAACAGGGGTCAGACCCTGGTTTTGAGGAAATTTCCTGGAAACAGGGGTCTGACCCCTGTTTGTGGGCAATGTTGCAGGCAAAAAAAAGCCCGCCAAGCTGGCGGGCTGAAGTCTATTTCCTTGGAGGAGAATAGAGGAGACGGGTCAATTATGCTGCGCCGCGCCATATTCCGCAACACTCTTGTAGTGATACTAGATATTGCTGAGCTCTATAACTGCAAATAGTCACGGATCTGAGCGAAAGGTGCGCCGCCATAAAAAAGGGGAGCCCGAAGGCTCCCCAGACGTCATCCCTGCCGGGAATGATCAGCGGTCCGGCGTGTACGGCAACACGCGCGAGGCAAGTCGGGTATCGGTTTTCAGCAGGCTCACTTCGTCGGCCATGATGTGCACCGCTTCGAGCAACAGCACGTCCTTGGCGTTCTTCGCGGCCTTTTCCGCTTCGAGTTCGGCAGCCAGCGAGCGCTCGTCACCCTGCAGGCCATCGTCGGTGCGGCTGACGCCCTTCACGGCGGCGGCGGCAGCCTGCTTGGCCTGCTTGGCGCCGGCCGGTTTCGGCGTGACGGCA is part of the Pseudoduganella lutea genome and encodes:
- a CDS encoding xanthine dehydrogenase family protein molybdopterin-binding subunit; translated protein: MSKEISGAALPQDILGAALPRVEGPQKVSGHARYTADHHFPGMLVAVPVCATIAVGTVRHIDCNAARGMPGVRAIHTHETIGHIARLPEKSRLEMDEKVPPMQDDEVRYYGQFVALVLADTFEQARDGARAVVVEYAAATPDVRMALSPDDEPEVATERGDPERAYEAAAVQVDETYCTPVETHNPMELHATVARWEGDRLTVYETTQAVVNHRGVLAAMLQLPEERVRVVTTYLGGGFGGKLWPWTHSLLAAQAARVAGQPVKLVVTRQMMFRNVGHRTNTQQRIRLAAGADGRLVSLRQDFLYHDSRAGVSEESCGEATGYIYSTPNLRVTGAACRRDLGVNTAMRGPGVVPGMYAVESAMNELADRLGMDPVALRLLNDTARDESKDVPFSSRHLRECLESGAERFGWSRRDPGIGAMREGGTILGWGMASATWPGMRTKAQVALSLHDDGTVRVRSATQDIGTGTYTVLAQMAAHETGVDVARVKVEIGDTDLPPGPTSGGSMATASLVPAVIMAAQHAIRQLLDVAGRLDDGRGLAFEAGRVMPGGLAFAEVLRRAGVERVEGQGISKGSSSDPQARAVSIRSFGAHFVEVAWQPAIARLAVRRVVSVIDGGRIVNARTARNQIEGAVQMGVGMALFEETHYDHRYGAPVNASLADYLMVTHADAPAVDVTFLDYPDAALNAYGARGVGEIGLVGVAPAITAAVHHATGKRIRSLPVKIEDLLD
- a CDS encoding FAD binding domain-containing protein, which gives rise to MRPFELRRAASVDDAVLLGAASPTAQQGATVRYLAGGTTLLDLMKLDIEHPAHVVQIAHLGLDRIDGAPDGGLSIGATVRNSDLAHDERVRKGYTVLSEALLSGASGQLRNMATTAGNLLQRTRCVYFRDPHMVCNKRAPGSGCDAMEGYHRNLALLGTSEHCIATNPSDMNVALVVLDARVHVTGLHGKREIAIANFHLLPRDTPHIETALVAGDLVTHVTLPPLPDGTRSGYLKLRDRASYEFALASCAIVLRVADGKVEQIRIGLGGVATRPWRAVAAEHLLAGQPLTLANVEAAAAAALAGAQPRPGNAFKVELARRCIVQAIRNVAGEDLQ
- a CDS encoding 2Fe-2S iron-sulfur cluster-binding protein; its protein translation is MQSIKPAAPIGPAITVNGVEHTMRVDVRTTLLDYLRDHLHLTGTKKGCDHGQCGACTVHVNGRRINACLALAMAHQDDEVTTIEGLGSPERLHPMQAAFVQHDGYQCGYCTAGQIMSAVALLDEPCGTGDAAVRECMSGNLCRCGAYANIVAAIQQVRGEGGK